One genomic region from Conexibacter woesei Iso977N encodes:
- the coxB gene encoding cytochrome c oxidase subunit II has product MTSRRFTLTLLAVVAGALLLAPVASAGLLSPEHGGSPNADGINTLYWFVFAVAIVVFVGVEGVLLYTVFKFKARKGAIPAQIRGNTRLEVGWTLGAALILVVLACVTFIKLDGIRNPPDSSANGLQLADTSRRLPPNGKSLNICVNGQQYIWRYTYQESCTDKSGKNLGAPFSYEEMVVPTDTTVTLDIVAQDVAHSWWIPELGGKFDAIPGYTNHTWFKIPGKLAGHTFYGQCAELCGRNHANMTARVKAVTPEQYTQWLNQQKANIKAAEQAGAKQRQQLEGSTANSQPAGSTNP; this is encoded by the coding sequence ATGACTTCGCGCCGTTTCACTCTCACCCTCCTCGCCGTCGTCGCCGGAGCGCTCCTTTTGGCGCCGGTCGCGTCCGCCGGGCTGCTGTCCCCGGAACACGGCGGTTCGCCGAACGCCGACGGGATCAACACGCTCTACTGGTTCGTCTTCGCCGTCGCGATCGTCGTGTTCGTGGGCGTCGAGGGCGTGCTGCTCTACACCGTCTTCAAGTTCAAGGCGCGCAAGGGCGCGATCCCGGCCCAGATCCGCGGCAACACGCGGCTCGAGGTCGGCTGGACGCTCGGCGCGGCGCTGATCCTCGTGGTCCTCGCGTGCGTCACGTTCATCAAGCTCGACGGGATCCGCAACCCGCCGGACTCCAGCGCCAACGGCCTGCAGCTGGCGGACACGAGCCGCCGCCTCCCGCCGAACGGCAAGTCGCTGAACATCTGCGTCAACGGCCAGCAGTACATCTGGCGCTACACCTACCAGGAGAGCTGCACCGACAAGTCGGGCAAGAACCTGGGCGCGCCGTTCTCCTACGAGGAGATGGTCGTCCCGACCGACACCACGGTCACGCTCGACATCGTCGCGCAGGACGTCGCACACTCCTGGTGGATCCCGGAGCTCGGCGGCAAGTTCGACGCGATCCCGGGCTACACGAACCACACCTGGTTCAAGATCCCGGGCAAGCTCGCCGGGCACACCTTCTACGGCCAGTGCGCCGAGCTGTGCGGCCGCAACCACGCGAACATGACCGCGCGGGTCAAGGCCGTCACGCCGGAGCAGTACACGCAATGGCTGAACCAGCAGAAGGCCAACATCAAGGCTGCAGAGCAGGCCGGCGCGAAGCAGCGCCAGCAGCTCGAGGGTTCGACCGCCAACAGCCAGCCCGCCGGCTCCACCAACCCGTAG
- a CDS encoding enoyl-CoA hydratase/isomerase family protein: MSSTQLETVTIHRRGGAATIELSRPETMNAWNKQFGLDLRAAVEEVAADDDVRAVCITGAGRGFSSGADLKDISDEQTPAGRPDVYRALTERYHPIITGLRTMPKPVVAAVNGPAVGIGLSLALCADLVVAKESAYFLLAFVNIGLAPDGGSSLFVPERVGFTRAIEMAMLGERIHAPQAAEWGLINKSVPDDAFQGEVDALMDRLASGATAAYAGVKRQLNAWLYARMDDQLELEATVQNDMAHSDDFVEGVMAFLQKRPAKFKGN, from the coding sequence ATGAGCTCAACCCAGCTGGAGACCGTCACGATCCACCGGCGCGGCGGCGCGGCCACGATCGAGCTGTCGCGCCCCGAGACGATGAACGCCTGGAACAAGCAGTTCGGGCTCGACCTGCGGGCGGCGGTCGAGGAGGTCGCGGCCGACGACGACGTGCGCGCGGTCTGCATCACCGGCGCGGGGCGCGGGTTCTCGTCGGGCGCCGACCTCAAGGACATCTCCGACGAGCAGACGCCCGCCGGGCGCCCCGACGTCTACAGGGCGCTGACCGAGCGCTACCACCCGATCATCACCGGCCTGCGCACGATGCCCAAGCCCGTCGTCGCCGCCGTCAACGGCCCCGCTGTTGGGATCGGGTTGTCCCTCGCCCTCTGCGCCGACCTCGTGGTCGCCAAGGAGTCCGCCTACTTCCTGCTGGCCTTCGTGAACATCGGCCTGGCGCCCGACGGCGGCTCGTCGCTGTTCGTCCCCGAGCGCGTCGGGTTCACGCGCGCGATCGAGATGGCGATGCTCGGCGAGCGCATCCACGCGCCCCAGGCCGCCGAGTGGGGCCTGATCAACAAGTCGGTCCCCGACGACGCCTTCCAGGGCGAGGTCGACGCGCTGATGGACCGCCTCGCGAGCGGCGCGACCGCCGCCTACGCGGGCGTCAAGCGCCAGCTCAACGCGTGGCTGTATGCCCGCATGGACGACCAGCTGGAGCTCGAGGCGACCGTCCAGAACGACATGGCCCACAGCGACGACTTCGTCGAGGGCGTCATGGCGTTCCTGCAGAAGCGCCCCGCCAAGTTCAAGGGCAACTGA
- a CDS encoding gamma-glutamyl-gamma-aminobutyrate hydrolase family protein: MAGRPVIGLCAAVERAHWGVWDTPAHLLPREYADAVQRAGGIALLLPPDPAATEDPSELLGLLDGLILAGGSDVDPDSYGAARHPETINTNKARDDFEVALAQAAIARDMPFLGICRGMQVLNVARGGTLLQHLPESHGHENHRRNPGTFDGNDHPVRLAGGSLAARAAGEELHRTLSHHHQAVDRVGSGLVVTGTAEEDDLVEAIELPDRRFVLGVQWHPEADETSRLVAALVGDARDYGERSPKGRGSLAGVRPEGETRLAG, translated from the coding sequence ATGGCCGGACGACCTGTGATCGGACTCTGCGCGGCCGTCGAGCGCGCGCACTGGGGTGTGTGGGACACGCCCGCACATCTGCTGCCGCGCGAGTACGCCGACGCCGTCCAGCGCGCGGGCGGGATCGCGCTGCTGCTGCCGCCCGACCCGGCGGCGACGGAGGATCCCTCCGAGTTGTTGGGGTTGTTGGACGGGCTGATCCTCGCGGGCGGCTCCGACGTCGACCCGGACTCCTACGGCGCGGCGCGCCATCCGGAGACCATCAACACCAACAAGGCACGCGACGACTTCGAGGTCGCGCTCGCGCAGGCGGCGATCGCGCGCGACATGCCGTTCCTGGGCATCTGCCGCGGCATGCAGGTGCTGAACGTCGCGCGCGGCGGGACGTTGTTGCAGCACTTGCCGGAGTCCCACGGCCACGAGAACCACCGCCGCAACCCCGGGACGTTCGACGGCAACGACCACCCGGTCCGGCTGGCGGGCGGCTCGCTGGCCGCGCGCGCCGCCGGCGAGGAGCTCCACCGCACGCTGAGCCACCACCACCAGGCGGTCGACCGCGTCGGCTCAGGGTTGGTGGTGACCGGGACCGCGGAGGAGGACGACCTCGTCGAGGCGATCGAGCTGCCCGACCGCCGCTTCGTGCTCGGCGTCCAGTGGCACCCGGAGGCCGACGAGACCTCGCGCCTGGTCGCCGCGCTGGTCGGCGACGCCCGCGACTACGGCGAACGCTCGCCCAAGGGGCGAGGTTCGCTCGCGGGTGTTCGCCCAGAGGGCGAAACCCGCCTCGCCGGCTAG
- a CDS encoding gamma-glutamylcyclotransferase family protein, protein MSDMYVFGYGSLVALPDAVPARLRGFRRVWGVAMDNTVATPGYKVYENPEGTRPAVAVAFLDLAEDPDAVIDGALIAAPDLALLDARERQYERIDVTAAVEPRPDGKTYTYVGRAPGRARVTAGRDGSVTVVIQRAYADSVERAYAQLGPDALERYRATTEAPPFPLAELARVDL, encoded by the coding sequence GTGAGCGACATGTACGTCTTCGGCTACGGCTCGCTGGTCGCGCTGCCGGATGCCGTCCCCGCGCGGCTGCGCGGCTTCCGCCGGGTCTGGGGTGTGGCGATGGACAACACGGTCGCGACGCCCGGCTACAAGGTGTATGAGAACCCCGAGGGCACGCGGCCGGCGGTCGCCGTCGCCTTCCTGGACCTCGCCGAGGACCCGGACGCCGTGATCGACGGCGCGCTGATCGCCGCGCCCGACCTCGCCCTCCTCGACGCCCGCGAGCGCCAGTACGAGCGCATCGACGTGACCGCCGCCGTCGAACCGCGGCCCGACGGCAAGACCTACACCTACGTCGGGCGGGCGCCCGGACGCGCGCGGGTCACCGCCGGCCGCGACGGCTCCGTCACCGTAGTCATCCAGCGCGCCTATGCCGACAGCGTCGAGCGCGCCTACGCGCAGCTCGGCCCGGACGCGCTGGAGCGCTACCGCGCGACGACCGAGGCGCCGCCGTTCCCGCTCGCCGAGCTGGCGCGCGTCGATCTCTGA
- a CDS encoding ArnT family glycosyltransferase — MSSVPVAEPPGAASARRLRDSPWTWIAGLYLLAAVVYGVLSLRTPLPVLFPDEFRYAHIARDGLDWRGEPLAQTARLYIWFIKPAWAIFDSTVDAWRASKLLGTLALTSQVIPVWMLARETEGVGPKLALAPAALSVAGTWMLSSAETATEALAFPLTTWALCLLALGLRRSGGGATSRLPWVALLLVVLATAARIQLAVLIPAVLLTLVLDVLRDPQTRAPRLHAHRWPIAVLVLGGLAVLFLAAADPGIAGDYGSIWSWRPGTSRILHYTGMQALELVATAGFAPALIATAGALSPRAWRDGDAGPLLAVFWPVALATIVQSGFFLAGYGGAPWAIGRYITYALPIAFVLATVVATRPRLLAPTAIGVTALLTLTLVARPAIAMIGEERSSWAVAYRVHQVLHLGAGPALLLVGLILGGITLAGLHRRSPALILGATAVVLLLQSQAAWWQMHKTEVSFRSVMPSDLQWVDHHTSGPLALLAITQNAPQFDDVDYFNKQVTQVFVPEQPILGRAIQGKRCTFRFTTTGTVSAGTGCGALPHRFLINDPSARIRFRDETRISTDKNTGRVVELDPSKPVQARSMVILPCPRRTPGYSAASPDIVPADAPLDCAADMTVALWLDSDALLSVTYHGSRVPENVVFGGKTYTIAPGRDTTVTTTVAKGYTQQQARQSWSSSAATPTVKSVTLSGDDTGGRPLSLIW; from the coding sequence ATGAGCTCCGTGCCTGTCGCCGAGCCGCCGGGCGCCGCTTCCGCGCGCCGGCTGCGGGACTCGCCGTGGACCTGGATCGCCGGCCTCTACCTCCTGGCCGCGGTCGTCTACGGCGTCCTGTCCCTGCGCACGCCGCTGCCGGTCCTGTTCCCGGACGAGTTCCGCTACGCCCACATCGCGCGCGACGGGCTCGACTGGCGCGGCGAGCCGCTGGCCCAGACCGCGCGGCTGTACATCTGGTTCATCAAGCCCGCGTGGGCGATCTTCGACTCGACCGTCGACGCGTGGCGCGCATCGAAGCTCCTCGGGACGCTCGCGCTGACCTCGCAGGTGATCCCGGTCTGGATGCTGGCGCGCGAGACCGAGGGCGTCGGCCCGAAGCTCGCGCTCGCCCCCGCCGCGCTGAGCGTCGCCGGCACCTGGATGCTGAGCAGCGCCGAGACCGCCACCGAGGCGCTCGCGTTCCCGCTGACGACCTGGGCGCTGTGCCTGCTCGCGCTCGGCCTCAGGCGCAGCGGCGGCGGCGCGACGTCGCGCCTGCCGTGGGTCGCGCTGCTGCTCGTCGTCCTCGCGACCGCCGCCCGGATCCAGCTCGCCGTGCTGATCCCGGCGGTCCTACTGACGCTGGTCCTCGACGTCCTCAGAGACCCCCAGACGCGCGCGCCGCGCCTGCACGCGCACCGCTGGCCGATCGCCGTGCTGGTCCTCGGCGGCCTCGCGGTCCTGTTCCTCGCCGCGGCCGACCCCGGCATCGCGGGCGACTACGGCTCGATCTGGAGCTGGCGCCCCGGGACGTCCAGGATCCTGCACTACACCGGCATGCAGGCGCTGGAGCTGGTGGCGACCGCCGGCTTCGCGCCCGCGCTGATCGCCACCGCGGGCGCGCTGTCGCCGCGCGCCTGGCGCGACGGCGACGCCGGCCCGCTGCTGGCGGTCTTCTGGCCGGTCGCGCTGGCGACCATCGTCCAGTCCGGCTTCTTCCTCGCCGGCTACGGCGGCGCGCCGTGGGCGATCGGGCGCTACATCACCTACGCGCTGCCGATCGCGTTCGTGCTGGCGACCGTCGTCGCGACGCGGCCGCGGCTGCTCGCGCCCACCGCGATCGGGGTGACCGCGCTGCTGACGCTCACGCTCGTGGCGCGCCCCGCGATCGCGATGATCGGCGAGGAGCGCTCCAGCTGGGCGGTCGCCTACCGCGTCCACCAAGTCCTCCATCTCGGTGCGGGCCCCGCGCTGTTGTTGGTGGGGTTGATCCTCGGCGGGATCACGCTCGCGGGCCTGCACCGCAGGTCCCCCGCGCTGATCCTCGGCGCGACCGCGGTCGTCCTGCTGCTGCAGAGCCAGGCCGCGTGGTGGCAGATGCACAAGACCGAGGTGTCGTTCCGCTCGGTGATGCCGAGCGACCTGCAGTGGGTCGACCACCACACCTCCGGCCCGCTGGCGCTGCTGGCGATCACCCAGAACGCGCCGCAGTTCGACGACGTCGACTACTTCAACAAGCAGGTCACGCAGGTCTTCGTGCCCGAGCAGCCGATCCTCGGCCGCGCGATCCAGGGCAAGCGCTGCACGTTCAGGTTCACGACGACCGGGACGGTCAGCGCCGGGACCGGCTGCGGCGCGCTGCCCCACCGCTTCCTGATCAACGACCCGTCGGCGCGGATCCGCTTCCGCGACGAGACGCGGATCAGCACGGACAAGAACACCGGGCGAGTTGTAGAACTTGACCCATCGAAGCCCGTCCAGGCGCGCTCGATGGTGATCCTGCCCTGCCCGCGGCGGACGCCGGGCTACTCCGCGGCGTCGCCGGACATCGTCCCGGCCGACGCGCCGCTGGACTGCGCGGCCGACATGACGGTCGCGCTGTGGCTGGACTCCGACGCGCTGCTGAGCGTCACCTACCACGGCTCGCGCGTGCCGGAGAACGTCGTGTTCGGGGGCAAGACCTACACCATCGCGCCGGGCCGCGACACGACCGTCACGACCACGGTGGCCAAGGGCTACACCCAGCAGCAGGCCAGGCAGTCCTGGAGCAGCAGCGCGGCGACGCCGACGGTCAAGTCGGTCACGCTGAGCGGCGACGACACGGGCGGCCGCCCGCTGTCGCTGATCTGGTGA
- a CDS encoding RNA polymerase sigma factor, with product MSSTLTRTPRTPRAGSASDDALVAAARTGSDAAFTAIVQRYEAPLTAYARQVLGGRHHDAEEVVQDAFVRALRSMRSNDAEIALRPWLHAIVRNRCLDQLRKPNRTTDLDPHEAVLADHGPGPVSMIANRQKLDDVVSGLEQLPDRQRRALVMHELEDRSHSSIGRALGVSAGASKALVCRARQGVANALR from the coding sequence ATGAGCAGCACCCTGACCCGCACTCCCCGCACTCCCCGCGCCGGCTCGGCCTCCGACGACGCGCTCGTCGCCGCCGCTCGCACCGGCTCCGACGCCGCCTTCACCGCGATCGTCCAGCGCTACGAGGCGCCGCTGACCGCCTACGCCCGCCAGGTCCTCGGCGGCCGGCATCACGACGCCGAGGAGGTCGTGCAGGACGCGTTCGTCCGCGCGCTGCGCTCGATGCGCTCCAACGACGCCGAGATCGCCCTGCGCCCGTGGCTGCACGCGATCGTCCGCAACCGCTGCCTCGACCAGCTGCGCAAGCCCAATCGCACGACCGACCTCGACCCGCACGAGGCCGTCCTCGCCGACCACGGTCCCGGCCCGGTCTCGATGATCGCCAACCGCCAGAAGCTCGACGACGTCGTCTCCGGCCTGGAGCAGCTCCCGGACCGCCAGCGCCGCGCGCTGGTCATGCACGAGCTGGAGGACCGCTCGCACAGCTCGATCGGCCGCGCCCTCGGCGTCTCGGCCGGCGCGAGCAAGGCGCTGGTGTGCCGCGCCCGCCAGGGCGTCGCCAACGCGCTGCGCTGA
- a CDS encoding FHA domain-containing protein, with amino-acid sequence MVAERAGAPFLVLRDGSGQQRLVRLDGDRLSVGRGETNDVPLPWDTEVSRLHAELERIAGEWTVVDDGLSRNGTFVNGTRISGRVRLRDGDVLRIGRTTLGYRRPDSEDSAEHTVVAGDFFTLTDIPSTQRQVLVALARPYKQAEFATPATNQAIAAELHLSVDAVKAHLRSLFQRFGIEALPQNQKRSTLVAEAFQRGVITPRDL; translated from the coding sequence CTGGTCGCCGAGCGCGCCGGTGCGCCGTTCCTGGTCCTGCGCGACGGCAGCGGGCAGCAGCGGTTGGTGCGGTTGGACGGCGACCGGCTGAGCGTCGGGCGCGGTGAGACCAACGACGTCCCGCTGCCGTGGGACACCGAGGTGTCGCGGCTGCACGCCGAGCTGGAGCGGATCGCGGGGGAGTGGACGGTCGTCGACGACGGGTTGTCGCGGAATGGGACGTTCGTCAACGGCACCCGCATCTCCGGCCGCGTCCGGCTGCGCGACGGCGACGTCCTGCGCATCGGCCGCACGACGCTCGGCTATCGCCGCCCGGACTCCGAGGACTCCGCGGAGCACACCGTCGTCGCCGGCGACTTCTTCACGCTGACCGACATCCCGTCGACCCAGCGCCAGGTGCTCGTCGCGCTCGCCCGTCCCTACAAGCAGGCCGAGTTCGCGACACCCGCGACCAACCAGGCGATCGCTGCCGAGCTGCACCTCAGCGTCGACGCCGTCAAAGCCCACCTCCGCTCGCTCTTCCAGCGCTTCGGCATCGAAGCCCTGCCCCAGAACCAGAAGCGCTCCACCCTCGTCGCCGAAGCCTTCCAGCGCGGCGTCATCACGCCCCGGGATCTCTAG
- a CDS encoding serine/threonine-protein kinase has product MSPIETELEPGDEIAGYRITGLAGRGGMGVVYRAEQLDLQRPVALKLIATPLARDEAFRERFVRESRAAAAIDHPNVIPVYSAGEEGGRLYLAMRYVDGEDLRSLVGRDGPMEPARAASVIAQVANALDAAHARGLIHRDIKPANVLLDRDHAYLTDFGLTKRLTGETTMTGSGRWVGTLGYIAPEQIRGEGVDARADVYALGCLLFYVLTGVAPYRRDSDEATLYAHLNDPPPDAAALEPEVPVALAAVVERALAKDPDERFPSAGDLGRAALAAVGDGPTPPPERVVARGAAAPGGHADDETIVPGGGGPDARTRTPTAPTALAPGGAPPRGGSGRAWIAPVLSLIAGAAVVLIAVLLLNGGRDDNTADTTAQTTPTTTTDGGSGSARVVKTYRVDPRPNAIAYARGRVWVGSTRTGQLIGLPAAGNGRPRRIKLPWNGGTTSIAAGFGSLWVTNGPQARVVRINPATGAVQADRAVGSGEADVVATGEGAVWIGRRAIKTTDPPSSIVKVDPHGGKTTEIPFGQEGVSWITTGGGYVWVPNRRRARLSRITPSNGERKSTPIGLGKHRAVFGGGQIWVSNYDDGTLTQNNRALDNSAPVALSIRGPLGIAYSAGTVWVASQLDNAVVRIDPKKGEVTGTPIEVGRTPFAITAHGKSAWVTNLASATVSRIDLR; this is encoded by the coding sequence GTGAGCCCGATCGAGACGGAGCTCGAGCCCGGCGACGAGATCGCGGGCTACCGGATCACGGGGCTGGCCGGACGGGGCGGGATGGGCGTCGTCTACCGCGCCGAGCAGCTCGATCTGCAGCGGCCGGTCGCGCTGAAGCTGATCGCGACGCCGCTGGCCCGCGACGAGGCGTTCCGGGAGCGGTTCGTGCGCGAGTCGCGCGCCGCCGCGGCGATCGACCACCCCAACGTGATCCCGGTCTACAGCGCGGGCGAGGAGGGCGGGCGGCTCTACCTCGCGATGCGTTACGTCGACGGCGAGGACCTGCGGTCGCTGGTCGGCCGCGACGGGCCGATGGAGCCGGCGCGGGCCGCATCGGTGATCGCTCAGGTCGCCAACGCGCTGGACGCCGCGCACGCGCGCGGGCTGATCCACCGCGACATCAAGCCCGCGAACGTCTTGCTCGATCGCGATCACGCCTACCTGACCGACTTCGGGTTGACCAAGCGGCTGACCGGCGAGACGACGATGACGGGGTCCGGTCGGTGGGTTGGGACCTTGGGCTACATCGCGCCGGAGCAGATCCGGGGCGAGGGCGTGGACGCGCGCGCCGACGTCTACGCGCTCGGCTGCCTGTTGTTCTACGTGTTGACGGGCGTGGCACCGTACCGGCGTGACTCCGACGAGGCGACGCTCTACGCGCACCTCAACGACCCGCCGCCGGATGCCGCTGCCCTGGAGCCGGAGGTGCCGGTTGCGTTGGCCGCGGTGGTCGAGCGCGCGCTGGCCAAGGACCCGGACGAGCGCTTCCCGAGCGCGGGCGACCTCGGCCGCGCCGCGCTGGCCGCGGTCGGCGACGGGCCGACGCCGCCGCCCGAGCGCGTCGTCGCGCGCGGCGCCGCCGCGCCGGGTGGGCACGCCGACGACGAGACGATCGTGCCGGGCGGTGGTGGTCCGGACGCCCGGACGCGCACGCCGACGGCGCCGACCGCGCTCGCCCCGGGCGGTGCGCCGCCGCGCGGCGGGTCCGGGCGCGCCTGGATCGCGCCGGTGCTGTCGCTGATCGCGGGCGCGGCGGTGGTCCTGATCGCCGTCCTGCTGCTCAACGGCGGCAGGGACGACAACACGGCGGACACCACCGCGCAGACGACGCCGACCACCACGACCGACGGCGGCAGCGGCAGCGCGCGGGTGGTCAAGACCTACAGGGTGGACCCGCGCCCCAATGCCATCGCCTACGCGCGTGGGCGCGTGTGGGTCGGCAGCACGCGGACCGGGCAGCTGATCGGGCTGCCGGCGGCCGGGAACGGCAGGCCGCGCAGGATCAAGCTGCCGTGGAACGGCGGCACGACGTCGATCGCCGCGGGCTTCGGCTCGCTGTGGGTGACCAACGGGCCGCAGGCCCGCGTGGTCCGGATCAACCCGGCGACCGGCGCGGTGCAGGCCGACCGCGCGGTCGGGTCCGGCGAGGCCGACGTCGTCGCCACCGGCGAGGGTGCCGTCTGGATCGGGCGGCGGGCGATCAAGACCACCGACCCGCCGTCGTCGATCGTCAAGGTCGATCCGCACGGCGGCAAGACCACCGAGATCCCGTTCGGCCAGGAGGGCGTCAGCTGGATCACGACCGGCGGCGGCTACGTCTGGGTCCCGAACCGCCGCCGTGCGCGGCTGTCGCGGATCACGCCGTCCAACGGCGAGCGCAAGTCGACGCCGATCGGCCTCGGCAAGCATCGAGCCGTCTTCGGCGGCGGCCAGATCTGGGTGTCCAACTACGACGACGGCACGTTGACTCAGAACAACCGCGCGCTCGACAACTCGGCGCCCGTCGCCCTCTCGATCCGCGGCCCCCTCGGCATCGCCTACTCGGCCGGGACCGTCTGGGTGGCAAGCCAGCTCGACAACGCCGTCGTCCGCATCGACCCCAAGAAGGGCGAGGTCACCGGCACCCCGATCGAAGTCGGCCGAACCCCCTTCGCCATCACCGCCCACGGCAAATCCGCCTGGGTCACCAACCTCGCATCCGCGACCGTCTCGCGGATCGACCTCCGCTAG
- a CDS encoding phosphatase PAP2 family protein gives MTVPLVRRRARIPPPVVSASAAAAPIALSIALPRSKKRDVALCALQMYAYTVTYQMPNDDPEALERKVHLDYPARIDRILGLGEMPNVRLQRWFSVPGKIRKRDQVLVWSHWLWFLFPHGTVAYILWRHPDRFPRTAALTYAVFDLGLIGYWAVPTAPPWYASLHGRLGEQGDVAIRRMMVEHGEAFWKDSWEPMYAVLGGNPLAAMPSLHFATSLQAAHLLSEAGPVEGAIGWTYALTLGFALVYLGEHYLIDLLVGATLTESVRAAAPVAGRPLGRIAAALQALERRAHS, from the coding sequence GTGACGGTCCCGCTCGTTCGCCGGCGTGCGCGGATCCCACCGCCGGTCGTCTCCGCCTCCGCCGCTGCCGCACCGATCGCCCTCAGCATCGCCCTGCCGCGTTCCAAGAAGCGCGACGTCGCGCTGTGCGCGCTGCAGATGTACGCGTACACGGTCACCTACCAGATGCCCAACGACGACCCGGAGGCGCTGGAGCGCAAGGTCCACCTGGACTACCCGGCGCGGATCGACCGGATCCTGGGCCTGGGCGAGATGCCCAACGTCCGCCTGCAGCGCTGGTTCTCCGTGCCCGGCAAGATCCGCAAGCGCGACCAGGTCCTGGTCTGGTCGCATTGGCTCTGGTTCCTGTTCCCGCACGGCACGGTCGCCTACATCCTCTGGCGCCACCCGGACCGCTTCCCGCGCACGGCGGCGCTGACCTACGCGGTCTTCGACCTCGGCCTGATCGGCTACTGGGCGGTCCCGACCGCGCCGCCGTGGTACGCGTCGCTGCACGGCCGCCTCGGCGAGCAGGGCGACGTCGCGATCCGCCGCATGATGGTCGAGCACGGCGAGGCGTTCTGGAAGGACTCGTGGGAGCCGATGTACGCGGTGCTGGGCGGCAACCCGCTGGCGGCGATGCCGTCGCTGCACTTCGCGACGTCGCTGCAGGCCGCGCACCTGCTGTCCGAGGCGGGACCGGTCGAGGGCGCGATCGGCTGGACCTACGCGCTGACGCTCGGCTTCGCGCTCGTCTACCTCGGCGAGCACTACCTGATCGACCTGCTCGTCGGCGCGACGCTGACGGAGTCCGTCCGGGCCGCCGCGCCGGTCGCCGGCAGGCCGCTGGGCCGGATCGCGGCCGCGCTGCAGGCGCTGGAGCGCCGGGCGCACTCGTAA
- the trxB gene encoding thioredoxin-disulfide reductase produces the protein MAADVENVIIIGSGPAGYTAALYTARANLKPIVIEGFMWGGLLQQTTEVENFPGFPAGGIDGPTLMTKMREQAEDFGSRFITDQATSVKLSDEPGGIHEVHVGQDVYRARTVILSMGAEHKKLGVPGEQELSGAGVSYCATCDAAFFKDQVIMVVGGGDSALEEAMFLAKFGRKVVLVHRRDELRASKIMQDRARAMENIEFKTPYVVESFLAGDGPFKRIARLKHAATDATEDVEIGGAFIAIGHEPQSEIVDGVIATDDEGYVKVDGRSTRTNAPGVFAAGDLVDHTYRQAITAAGSGCQAALDAEWYLRDTPQVPTPPSLEESGDLAEAQWAPAAETA, from the coding sequence ATGGCAGCCGACGTCGAGAACGTGATCATCATCGGGAGTGGCCCCGCGGGCTACACGGCCGCGCTGTACACCGCGCGCGCCAACCTGAAGCCGATCGTGATCGAGGGCTTCATGTGGGGTGGCCTGCTCCAGCAGACCACCGAGGTCGAGAACTTCCCCGGCTTCCCGGCCGGCGGCATCGACGGTCCCACGCTGATGACCAAGATGCGCGAGCAGGCCGAGGACTTCGGCTCGCGCTTCATCACCGACCAGGCGACGTCGGTCAAGCTCTCCGACGAGCCCGGCGGGATCCACGAGGTCCACGTCGGCCAGGACGTCTACCGCGCCCGCACGGTGATCCTGTCGATGGGTGCCGAGCACAAGAAGCTCGGCGTGCCCGGCGAGCAGGAGCTCTCCGGCGCCGGCGTGTCCTACTGCGCGACCTGCGACGCCGCGTTCTTCAAGGACCAGGTGATCATGGTCGTCGGTGGCGGCGACTCCGCGCTGGAGGAGGCGATGTTCCTCGCCAAGTTCGGCCGCAAGGTCGTCCTCGTCCACCGCCGCGACGAGCTGCGCGCCTCGAAGATCATGCAGGACCGCGCTCGCGCGATGGAGAACATCGAGTTCAAGACGCCGTACGTCGTCGAGTCGTTCCTGGCCGGCGACGGCCCGTTCAAGCGGATCGCGCGCCTCAAGCACGCTGCGACCGACGCGACCGAGGACGTCGAGATCGGCGGCGCGTTCATCGCGATCGGCCACGAGCCGCAGAGCGAGATCGTCGACGGCGTGATCGCCACCGACGACGAGGGCTACGTCAAGGTCGACGGCCGCTCGACCCGGACCAACGCGCCGGGCGTCTTCGCCGCCGGCGACCTCGTCGACCACACCTACCGCCAGGCGATCACCGCCGCGGGCTCCGGCTGCCAGGCCGCGCTCGACGCCGAGTGGTACCTGCGCGACACGCCCCAGGTCCCGACGCCGCCCTCCCTCGAGGAGAGCGGCGACCTGGCCGAGGCGCAGTGGGCGCCCGCGGCCGAGACGGCCTAG